In Pedobacter sp. W3I1, one DNA window encodes the following:
- a CDS encoding glycosyltransferase family 4 protein, whose amino-acid sequence MKIAYISTYPPRECGLATFNQNLVNALTLNPAYNSQKSFVIALNESDDVNEHHYPNEVKFVIRQQNQQDYIEAADFINNSDVDTCIIEHEFGIYGGNSGVFLLSLINRLKKPFITILHTVLKEPNFMQQTIIKEIALKSAKLVVMSKKAVMFLTSVYQIPKASIKLIEHGVPDLEPVINNEIAQSELFRGKKVLFTFGLISRNKGLETVIKALPDIVAQHPDVLYVILGNTHPGVVKHNGEEYRDSLKALAKDLGVENNIAFVNKFVSEEELHQYLTACYLYITPYLNEAQITSGTLSYAIGAGAAVVSTPYWHAQELLADNRGKLFDFKNDAQLASIINELLSDNDKYQKLKQNAYEYGLNLRWPAIGSVYLKVLNEALSAKTKAERTIPPIIDVEGMPALSLNHISLLTDDTGIIQHARFGIPNLKEGYCIDDNARALIMALMAVEQDKNPKALKLMPVYLSFIQYMQTDDGNFRNFLSFNRQYLDEVGSEDSFGRTIWALGYLVCRAPNNSYREFGRELFSHSVKHFKKLKYLRGRANTIIGLSYYLCTQPGDELITNEINTLASSLVASYKENKEGDWHWFEDILTYDNAILPLALLHHYEATGNRESYKIAMESIEFLNGFSFENGYLNPVGNAGWMKKHGKNPIYDQQAIETMAMVLLYAKTFEITKDDKYLNLMHISYMWFLGKNSLHIPLYDFETHGCADGLQFNSVNRNQGAESTLAYFISHLAILKAAEAEYETLSSPLMEADKCS is encoded by the coding sequence ATGAAAATAGCCTATATTTCAACTTATCCTCCTCGTGAATGCGGTTTAGCTACATTTAATCAGAATTTGGTTAATGCCTTAACTTTAAATCCTGCTTATAATTCACAGAAAAGTTTTGTAATTGCCTTAAATGAATCAGACGATGTTAATGAACATCATTATCCAAACGAAGTAAAATTCGTTATCCGTCAACAAAATCAACAGGATTATATCGAAGCCGCTGATTTTATCAATAACAGTGACGTAGATACCTGCATTATTGAGCATGAATTTGGCATATATGGCGGTAATAGTGGTGTATTTTTACTATCGTTAATTAATAGGTTAAAAAAGCCATTCATTACCATTTTACATACCGTTTTAAAAGAGCCAAATTTTATGCAGCAAACCATTATAAAGGAGATTGCGCTTAAATCGGCTAAATTAGTGGTGATGAGCAAAAAGGCTGTTATGTTTTTAACCAGTGTATATCAAATTCCGAAAGCATCTATTAAACTGATAGAACATGGTGTGCCGGATTTGGAGCCTGTGATAAATAATGAAATTGCGCAGAGCGAATTATTCAGAGGTAAAAAAGTGCTTTTTACATTTGGCTTAATTAGTAGAAACAAAGGTTTAGAAACCGTAATTAAAGCTCTACCCGACATCGTAGCGCAACATCCTGATGTTTTATACGTGATATTAGGCAATACCCATCCTGGCGTAGTAAAACATAATGGTGAAGAATATCGCGACAGTTTGAAAGCATTGGCGAAAGATTTAGGCGTTGAAAATAATATTGCTTTCGTTAATAAATTTGTATCTGAAGAAGAGTTGCATCAGTATTTAACGGCCTGTTATTTATACATCACGCCTTATTTAAATGAAGCCCAGATCACCAGCGGAACTTTATCATATGCCATTGGTGCAGGTGCCGCAGTTGTTTCTACCCCATATTGGCATGCACAAGAGCTTTTAGCCGATAACAGAGGCAAATTATTTGATTTTAAAAATGATGCGCAACTGGCCAGCATTATTAATGAACTTTTAAGTGATAACGATAAATATCAAAAACTGAAGCAAAATGCTTATGAGTATGGCTTAAATCTCCGTTGGCCGGCTATCGGAAGTGTTTATCTTAAAGTGTTAAATGAGGCGTTATCAGCAAAAACCAAAGCCGAACGGACTATCCCACCGATAATCGATGTAGAAGGTATGCCTGCGCTTAGTTTAAATCATATTTCGTTACTAACTGATGATACAGGAATTATACAACATGCCCGTTTTGGCATTCCAAACCTGAAGGAAGGCTATTGTATTGATGATAATGCCAGGGCATTAATTATGGCGTTAATGGCTGTGGAACAGGATAAAAACCCTAAAGCTTTAAAACTCATGCCTGTTTATTTAAGCTTTATTCAATATATGCAAACCGATGATGGTAATTTCAGGAATTTTTTGAGTTTTAACAGACAATATTTAGATGAAGTAGGGTCTGAAGATTCATTTGGCAGAACCATTTGGGCATTGGGATATTTAGTTTGTAGGGCGCCAAATAACTCATATCGTGAATTTGGAAGGGAATTGTTCTCACATTCTGTAAAACACTTTAAAAAATTAAAATATTTACGGGGAAGAGCAAATACCATTATTGGATTATCTTATTATCTGTGTACCCAGCCAGGAGATGAATTGATTACCAATGAAATTAATACGTTAGCCAGTTCATTGGTGGCTTCTTATAAAGAAAATAAAGAGGGCGACTGGCATTGGTTTGAAGATATTCTAACCTATGACAATGCAATTTTACCTTTGGCTTTACTTCATCATTATGAGGCTACAGGGAACAGAGAATCGTACAAGATTGCAATGGAAAGTATCGAATTTTTGAATGGTTTCTCATTCGAAAACGGATATTTAAATCCTGTCGGAAATGCCGGATGGATGAAAAAACATGGTAAAAATCCAATTTACGATCAACAGGCTATAGAAACGATGGCGATGGTTTTATTGTATGCAAAAACCTTCGAGATTACTAAAGATGATAAATATTTGAATTTAATGCATATTAGTTATATGTGGTTTTTGGGCAAAAACAGCCTGCATATTCCTTTATACGATTTTGAAACCCATGGTTGTGCGGATGGATTGCAGTTTAACAGCGTAAACAGAAATCAAGGTGCAGAAAGTACATTGGCTTATTTTATTTCGCATTTAGCTATCTTGAAAGCTGCAGAAGCAGAATATGAAACTTTGTCTTCTCCCTTAATGGAGGCAGATAAATGTAGCTAG
- a CDS encoding glycoside hydrolase family 130 protein, whose translation MRLYIERKPVKVNPDTKRVIARFFFNGEERALEVIKKVLEFSDEKVFSLISPILQEYSKRHRNITKILTRHCKKLKKQFAVLGTEFEDIDEYTRLLIGAYFTHEYSIESAAFFNPSIVDDPDQTDLVEGEKRVIISFRAVGEGHISSIVFRRALIDKDNNIQVLPVGNYVDEAEVVKNAIYVKKLFLKKAAYAQIDPSVLEEIELKLDDKFEYTSLSNIIKDSKSLYKENPTRLIEYDKILWLSDTYHTITFSKDTDISDRVIFPISEFERKGIEDARFVKFIKDDGKILYYATYTAFDGSLIIPKLVQTEDFYEFKVIPLYGDGAQNKNLALFPRKIKGKYVMMSRIDGWNNYLMFSDKVNVWENPVLLKQPRYDWELVQIGNCGSPIETEKGWIVITHGVGPMRRYCIGVSLLDLEDPSIEIGHLKEPLIIPNNDEREGYVPNVVYSCGSIISNGELIIPYGLSDYSSSFATVNLELLLAKLLENN comes from the coding sequence ATGAGATTATACATAGAACGTAAACCTGTTAAGGTTAACCCGGATACCAAAAGAGTTATTGCACGTTTTTTTTTTAACGGAGAGGAGAGAGCATTAGAAGTAATTAAGAAGGTTTTAGAGTTTTCAGATGAAAAAGTGTTTTCGCTGATATCGCCCATATTACAGGAATATTCGAAAAGACACCGGAATATTACCAAGATTTTAACCCGGCACTGTAAAAAATTAAAAAAACAATTCGCGGTATTAGGCACAGAATTCGAAGATATTGATGAATATACCAGATTGCTGATTGGTGCATATTTTACACATGAATACTCCATAGAATCGGCCGCTTTTTTTAATCCGAGTATTGTTGATGATCCCGATCAAACTGATTTAGTAGAGGGTGAAAAGCGGGTAATTATCAGCTTCAGGGCTGTAGGTGAGGGGCATATTTCTTCAATTGTTTTTCGGCGTGCTTTAATTGATAAAGACAATAATATCCAGGTTTTACCTGTTGGAAATTATGTTGATGAGGCTGAGGTGGTAAAGAATGCCATTTACGTTAAAAAATTATTTCTAAAAAAAGCCGCTTATGCACAAATAGATCCTTCTGTATTAGAAGAAATTGAATTAAAACTCGATGATAAATTTGAATACACCAGCTTAAGTAATATCATTAAAGATTCTAAAAGTTTATATAAAGAAAATCCAACTCGGCTAATCGAGTACGATAAAATACTTTGGCTATCAGACACTTACCATACCATAACTTTTTCAAAAGATACTGACATTTCTGATCGTGTAATCTTTCCAATTTCAGAATTTGAACGTAAAGGGATTGAAGACGCACGTTTTGTGAAATTTATTAAAGACGATGGTAAAATATTATACTACGCCACTTATACCGCATTTGATGGTTCTTTAATTATTCCAAAATTAGTACAAACTGAAGATTTTTATGAGTTTAAAGTGATTCCACTTTATGGCGATGGTGCACAGAATAAGAACCTGGCGCTATTCCCACGAAAAATTAAAGGAAAATATGTGATGATGAGCCGGATAGATGGCTGGAATAATTATCTGATGTTTTCTGATAAAGTTAATGTTTGGGAAAACCCGGTTCTTTTAAAACAACCGCGCTACGATTGGGAGCTGGTACAGATTGGCAATTGTGGTTCTCCGATAGAAACAGAAAAAGGATGGATTGTAATTACACATGGGGTGGGGCCAATGCGTAGGTACTGTATTGGAGTAAGTTTATTGGATCTTGAAGACCCAAGTATAGAAATAGGCCATTTAAAAGAACCGTTAATTATTCCTAACAATGATGAACGTGAAGGTTATGTGCCCAATGTGGTATATTCCTGCGGATCGATTATCAGTAACGGCGAATTAATTATTCCTTATGGTTTATCTGATTACAGTTCTTCGTTTGCAACTGTAAATCTGGAATTGTTACTGGCTAAATTGCTCGAGAATAATTAG
- a CDS encoding sensor histidine kinase KdpD: MHYEKADNMIPSDETLRLGKLKYDEILSTPAESAFDQIAQLAAEIFDVPNAGIGFQTDGNMFMKAQVGSSIGLPLKNDAFAFFASTPILSPEGDELGLIYVADTKFKSAEEQQLKMLQRLANMVMEKLASRMAIRRTLRAYDDRLHVLIHDLKNPMTTISLQSELLGRIPGIEDKASLIAGKINAQSKKMIDNLNDILSAARKEANSFKPKKDKVDLKEILEQVKLGLNLSLKRKNQTVLIDIKEPVEIFADPDKLVIVFSELINNAIKFSSIGKEIYITNQMAENEVTIAIKDNGVGLTEEDLGKVFMKFAQLSSVSTNQENTYGLGLITANALVDIHKGKLWVESDGKDLGTTFYVTLPIK; this comes from the coding sequence ATGCATTACGAAAAAGCAGATAACATGATTCCATCAGATGAAACCTTGCGTTTAGGAAAATTAAAATACGATGAAATTTTAAGCACACCTGCAGAAAGTGCTTTTGATCAGATTGCACAATTGGCAGCTGAAATATTTGATGTTCCGAATGCAGGTATCGGTTTTCAGACAGATGGGAATATGTTTATGAAAGCTCAGGTGGGATCATCGATTGGGTTACCCCTAAAAAATGATGCATTTGCTTTTTTTGCTTCAACTCCAATCCTCTCGCCTGAGGGTGATGAACTTGGTCTGATTTACGTTGCCGATACTAAATTTAAATCAGCCGAAGAGCAGCAGCTAAAAATGTTACAGCGTTTAGCCAATATGGTAATGGAAAAATTAGCGTCTAGAATGGCAATTAGAAGAACTTTAAGGGCCTACGATGATCGTTTACATGTACTTATTCATGATCTTAAAAACCCGATGACGACCATTTCACTTCAATCTGAATTACTAGGACGCATTCCGGGTATTGAGGACAAGGCTTCATTAATTGCTGGTAAGATTAATGCACAATCGAAAAAAATGATTGATAACCTGAATGACATTTTAAGTGCTGCCCGAAAAGAAGCTAACTCCTTTAAGCCAAAAAAAGATAAAGTAGATTTAAAAGAAATATTAGAACAGGTAAAACTAGGACTCAATTTATCTCTTAAGCGTAAAAACCAAACCGTTTTAATTGATATTAAGGAGCCTGTTGAAATTTTTGCTGACCCTGATAAACTAGTGATAGTTTTTAGTGAGTTGATTAATAATGCCATTAAGTTTTCATCGATAGGAAAAGAGATTTACATCACCAATCAAATGGCTGAGAACGAGGTTACTATTGCGATAAAAGACAATGGCGTGGGCTTAACTGAAGAAGATTTGGGTAAAGTTTTTATGAAATTCGCTCAGCTGAGTTCGGTAAGTACAAATCAGGAAAATACCTATGGATTAGGGCTGATTACTGCCAATGCACTGGTTGATATCCATAAAGGGAAGTTATGGGTTGAAAGTGATGGAAAAGATTTGGGTACAACTTTTTATGTAACGTTACCCATTAAATAG
- a CDS encoding metallophosphoesterase, which yields MRKFLQRLLSAWIIRMSNKFGSRPNRKRIHAALNKLYKNINAAPGKRGLIFEVADTDKFIILSDQHKGARDYADDFTLAEKNYLKALEYYDQQDFHYINLGDSEELWENLLETVIKHNKDTFEAEKAFISKNHFTKIFGNHDLYWDNDPLAGFNLNRIYGTKIRIYEGAILRMPVGESKLDIFLTHGHQGDLQSDGNWFSKWFVSTIWAPLQSYLQINPNTPAYDNQLKTAHNALMYNWVTTKKNIALITGHTHQPVFASLTHLERIYIKLNKAKKEKNASELAFLNTELHKRIKEGDKAPRFGKYKPGYFNSGCCCFSDGDITGIEIDNGFIRLIKWSYHRNAIPERILLEEMKLSDLSDLNLFNG from the coding sequence ATGCGAAAATTCTTACAACGTTTACTCAGTGCCTGGATCATTCGCATGTCGAATAAATTTGGTTCAAGGCCCAACCGTAAACGTATCCACGCTGCTTTAAATAAACTTTACAAAAACATCAATGCAGCACCTGGCAAACGAGGGCTTATTTTTGAAGTTGCAGATACAGATAAATTTATCATTTTATCAGATCAGCATAAAGGTGCCCGCGATTATGCCGATGATTTTACGTTAGCCGAAAAGAATTACCTAAAAGCACTCGAATACTACGACCAACAAGATTTCCATTATATAAATCTGGGAGATAGCGAGGAACTTTGGGAGAATTTGCTGGAAACTGTAATTAAACACAATAAGGATACTTTCGAAGCAGAAAAAGCTTTTATTTCGAAAAACCATTTCACTAAGATATTTGGTAACCATGATTTATATTGGGATAATGATCCTTTAGCCGGATTTAACCTCAATAGAATTTACGGAACTAAAATCCGTATTTACGAAGGGGCCATATTAAGGATGCCGGTGGGAGAAAGTAAACTTGATATTTTCCTAACCCACGGACATCAGGGCGATTTACAAAGTGATGGAAACTGGTTCAGCAAATGGTTTGTAAGTACCATCTGGGCACCACTACAGTCGTACCTTCAAATTAACCCCAATACACCCGCCTACGATAACCAGCTTAAAACAGCCCATAATGCACTGATGTACAATTGGGTAACTACAAAAAAGAACATAGCCTTAATTACCGGGCACACGCATCAGCCCGTTTTCGCATCTTTAACGCATTTGGAGCGGATTTATATAAAATTAAACAAAGCCAAAAAGGAAAAGAATGCCAGTGAGCTTGCTTTTTTAAACACAGAACTTCATAAACGGATAAAAGAAGGAGATAAAGCACCACGCTTCGGCAAATACAAGCCTGGTTACTTTAATAGTGGATGCTGTTGTTTTAGTGATGGCGATATAACTGGTATCGAAATTGATAACGGTTTTATAAGACTAATAAAATGGTCGTATCATAGAAACGCCATACCAGAGAGGATTTTACTCGAAGAAATGAAACTCAGTGATTTATCAGATTTAAACCTATTTAATGGGTAA